In Burkholderiales bacterium, the following are encoded in one genomic region:
- a CDS encoding transposase codes for MRNRIAGALMVVGLCALPLSAAAEPAWVAASNANTELVLEVEGRFDPEQMSAFGMSQFDGLVADVAPGRNERLVVALESLQGTLKQRLAVTTDGNVRQDLEILLASVARDITGARLATKYYRTCVDVPKAVFSGVQGLLNDQVAPERRGKVVELLQRHAGQYPNTWPTTELRRESFRQSGGNGRQGPFRTGVDESLANAPIYLQGIRAAGLPDSATEELRELVRLRARLTQDFGDRVRQLHRLVDLGFPEFTRYVKGLDSELASAILHDYPTAQAFRGVSVKRLAALRYDGRHLVGLDLARTLIDAARRSVGQHHSAAYRVQVRYACQDLDLLRRRLRELDHDIDGKLREHDVGRLLTTIDGIGPHTAACVIAHAGDPARFRSAAAFAAYVGVVPGLKHSGKHTPARAALTPLGNAQLRAALWMPTLTAVRRNPWLRAHYEQLRARGKLPKVALVACLHKLLLAIYSVAKHRRPFVPNLTAPDTR; via the coding sequence ATGCGAAACCGGATCGCTGGCGCGTTGATGGTCGTGGGGCTGTGCGCGCTGCCACTATCGGCGGCGGCGGAACCCGCCTGGGTCGCCGCCAGCAACGCCAACACCGAGCTCGTGCTCGAGGTCGAGGGCCGATTCGATCCGGAGCAAATGTCCGCCTTCGGCATGAGCCAGTTCGACGGGCTGGTCGCCGATGTCGCCCCGGGGCGCAATGAGCGCCTGGTGGTCGCGCTCGAATCGCTGCAGGGTACGTTGAAGCAACGGCTCGCCGTCACGACCGACGGGAATGTTCGCCAAGACCTCGAAATCCTGCTTGCGTCGGTCGCGCGCGACATCACCGGCGCCCGCCTCGCGACCAAGTACTACCGGACCTGTGTCGACGTACCAAAGGCGGTCTTTTCCGGTGTGCAGGGCTTGCTGAACGACCAGGTGGCACCGGAGCGACGGGGCAAGGTGGTCGAACTGCTGCAGCGCCACGCCGGCCAGTATCCGAACACCTGGCCTACGACCGAGCTCAGGCGGGAGAGCTTCCGGCAATCCGGCGGCAACGGCCGGCAGGGACCGTTCCGCACCGGTGTCGACGAATCGCTCGCCAATGCGCCGATCTATCTGCAGGGTATCCGCGCCGCCGGCCTGCCCGACAGCGCTACCGAGGAGCTGCGCGAACTGGTGCGCTTGCGCGCGCGACTCACCCAGGACTTCGGCGATCGCGTGCGCCAACTGCACCGCCTGGTCGACCTCGGCTTCCCCGAGTTCACCCGCTACGTCAAAGGCCTCGACAGCGAGCTCGCCAGCGCCATCCTGCATGATTACCCCACCGCGCAGGCGTTCCGCGGCGTCTCGGTCAAACGCCTGGCCGCATTGCGCTACGACGGCCGCCATCTCGTCGGCCTCGACCTCGCCCGCACCCTCATCGACGCCGCCCGCCGCTCGGTCGGCCAGCACCACAGCGCCGCCTACCGCGTCCAAGTCCGCTACGCCTGCCAGGACCTCGACCTGTTGCGCCGCCGCCTGCGCGAGCTCGACCACGACATCGACGGCAAGCTGCGCGAGCACGACGTCGGCCGCCTGCTCACCACCATCGACGGCATCGGACCGCACACCGCCGCCTGCGTCATCGCGCACGCCGGCGACCCCGCCCGCTTTCGCAGCGCCGCCGCCTTCGCCGCCTACGTCGGTGTCGTTCCCGGACTCAAACACTCCGGCAAGCACACCCCGGCGCGCGCCGCACTGACCCCGCTCGGCAACGCGCAACTGCGCGCCGCCTTGTGGATGCCCACCCTCACCGCCGTGCGCCGCAATCCGTGGCTGCGCGCCCATTACGAGCAACTGCGCGCCCGCGGCAAGCTGCCCAAGGTCGCCTTGGTCGCCTGCCTGCACAAATTGCTGCTGGCCATCTACAGCGTGGCAAAACACCGCCGCCCGTTCGTGCCCAACCTGACCGCCCCCGACACGCGATGA
- a CDS encoding DUF3426 domain-containing protein, translated as MDEQYTRCPGCRTIFRVTAQQLALKGGQVRCGHCRTVFDGTAERVSLAPQAHEARDVEADPGPPTVTLRPAHALRAADDTAAPATATHAATTQQSSPQPTITPGAARADDDWENRFAWDKPRERRRTPLVATGAVLLAVLLAGQALWHFRDAIAAHAPALRPALVRACAYAGCTIRPLRDVAALSIESSDLQADAAHRGLLILAATVRNRANHAIAFPYLELTLTDAQDQPVVRRAFAPGEFAGGTADVARGIAPQGEIPIKLFIDASATTQAGYRLYLFYP; from the coding sequence ATGGACGAACAGTACACGCGCTGTCCCGGGTGCCGGACGATCTTCCGCGTCACGGCGCAGCAGCTCGCGCTGAAGGGCGGGCAGGTGCGTTGCGGGCATTGTCGGACCGTGTTCGACGGCACCGCGGAACGCGTCTCGCTCGCGCCGCAGGCGCACGAGGCGCGCGACGTCGAGGCCGACCCGGGCCCGCCCACGGTGACGCTGCGCCCGGCGCACGCGTTGCGCGCCGCCGACGACACCGCCGCACCTGCGACGGCGACGCATGCCGCCACGACGCAGCAGTCGTCGCCGCAGCCGACGATCACGCCCGGCGCGGCGCGCGCGGACGACGATTGGGAGAACCGCTTCGCGTGGGACAAGCCGCGCGAGCGGCGACGCACGCCGCTCGTCGCGACCGGAGCCGTGCTCCTCGCGGTCCTGCTCGCGGGGCAGGCGCTGTGGCATTTCCGCGATGCGATCGCCGCGCACGCTCCGGCGCTGCGCCCGGCGCTCGTGCGGGCGTGCGCGTACGCCGGGTGCACGATCCGACCGTTGCGCGACGTCGCCGCGCTGTCGATCGAGTCCTCCGACCTGCAGGCGGACGCCGCGCACCGCGGACTCCTGATCCTCGCGGCGACGGTGCGCAATCGCGCGAACCACGCGATCGCCTTCCCGTACCTCGAACTCACGCTCACCGACGCCCAGGATCAGCCGGTCGTGCGCCGCGCCTTCGCGCCCGGCGAGTTCGCCGGCGGGACGGCCGATGTCGCCCGCGGCATCGCCCCGCAAGGTGAAATCCCGATCAAGCTCTTCATCGACGCGAGCGCGACGACGCAGGCGGGCTACCGACTGTACCTGTTCTATCCGTGA
- the prmA gene encoding 50S ribosomal protein L11 methyltransferase: MPYLALRFESDATDAERWCDALLEAGALSVEVSDPHAGTEREAARYAEPGEPDAGYWAVSRIEALFADGVDAAQAFAAAAQVIGVPAPRHGTRAIADEDWVRATQAQFGPIDLGAGCFVVPTWCEAPRDAAIVLRLDPGVAFGTGSHPTTRLCLEWLRETIRGGERVIDYGCGSGILAIAAAKFGAADVSGTDVDAQALSASRANATSNGVEARFVEPSRLRTEPADVVVANILANPLILLAPALSARVRPGGRIALSGILEPQGGAVAAAYEPWFTLAHARRLDGWVLLAGERRAT, encoded by the coding sequence ATGCCGTATCTCGCGCTGCGATTCGAATCCGACGCCACCGACGCCGAGCGCTGGTGCGACGCGCTGCTCGAGGCGGGCGCGCTGTCGGTGGAGGTGTCCGATCCGCACGCGGGCACGGAGCGCGAGGCCGCGCGCTACGCCGAGCCCGGGGAACCGGACGCCGGCTACTGGGCGGTGTCGCGCATCGAGGCGCTCTTCGCCGACGGCGTCGACGCCGCGCAGGCGTTCGCCGCGGCCGCGCAGGTCATCGGCGTGCCGGCGCCGCGCCACGGCACGCGCGCGATCGCCGACGAGGACTGGGTGCGCGCCACGCAGGCGCAGTTCGGCCCGATCGATCTCGGCGCGGGATGCTTCGTCGTGCCGACCTGGTGCGAAGCGCCGCGCGACGCGGCGATCGTGCTGCGGCTCGATCCGGGCGTCGCGTTCGGCACCGGCTCGCATCCGACGACGCGCCTGTGCCTCGAATGGCTGCGCGAGACGATCCGCGGCGGCGAGCGCGTGATCGACTACGGTTGCGGCTCGGGCATCCTCGCGATCGCGGCGGCGAAGTTCGGCGCCGCCGACGTCTCGGGCACCGACGTGGATGCCCAGGCGCTGTCGGCGAGCCGCGCGAACGCGACATCGAACGGTGTCGAGGCGCGGTTCGTCGAGCCTTCGCGCCTGCGCACCGAGCCCGCGGACGTCGTGGTGGCGAACATCCTCGCGAACCCGCTGATCCTGCTCGCGCCTGCGCTGTCGGCGCGGGTTCGACCCGGCGGGAGGATCGCGCTCTCGGGCATCCTCGAACCGCAGGGCGGCGCGGTCGCCGCGGCCTACGAGCCGTGGTTTACACTCGCGCACGCGCGGCGACTCGACGGTTGGGTGCTGCTCGCAGGCGAACGCCGCGCGACCTGA